A genomic region of Catalinimonas niigatensis contains the following coding sequences:
- a CDS encoding Gfo/Idh/MocA family protein, translating into MNKREFLKSASTLSSIAFIPSGAWAFTQEKRLRTAHIGVGNMGAADLKAISSHNLVDVVALCDVDANNLAAAHKEHPQAKTYSDYRVLFKEMGKKIDAVIVSTPDHTHAPASMMAMQMDKPVYCQKPLTHHVSEARAMKKLATDKKLVTQMGIQVHSFYDYKLATKMIQSGIVGKVHTVRAWSPKNWGYDGPLPQGKDPVPEHLNWNLWLGTSAERPYKEGVYHPGNWRKLVDFGCGTLGDMGVHIFDTPYNALALDVPRTITNNCRKPNGFGYPEKNMVTYEFPGTKYTTDMLKWVWYDGAGADQQREDLMLPGGEALHDQGAIFIGEKGRLYLPHFQILPRLIVDGEYKEVDVSKYDMGEPVRDYESEGKKHYHQFVDACLGKDDTSAPFSYAAKLTETILLGVIAGRFPNQTLHWDASSATFAEEEANKYLEGAYRSF; encoded by the coding sequence ATGAATAAAAGAGAATTTCTAAAAAGTGCTTCAACTTTATCTTCAATCGCTTTTATACCTTCAGGAGCCTGGGCTTTTACTCAGGAAAAGCGTCTGCGTACCGCCCATATCGGCGTGGGTAATATGGGAGCAGCAGATCTGAAAGCTATTTCTTCCCACAATCTGGTAGATGTTGTTGCCCTCTGCGATGTGGATGCCAACAATCTGGCGGCTGCTCACAAAGAACACCCGCAGGCCAAGACCTACTCCGATTACCGGGTGTTATTTAAAGAAATGGGAAAAAAGATAGATGCGGTGATTGTATCAACACCCGACCATACGCATGCCCCCGCTTCCATGATGGCCATGCAAATGGATAAGCCCGTTTACTGTCAAAAGCCCTTGACCCATCACGTAAGCGAAGCAAGGGCGATGAAGAAATTGGCTACAGACAAGAAACTGGTAACCCAAATGGGCATTCAGGTACACTCCTTTTACGACTATAAGCTGGCGACTAAGATGATACAGTCGGGCATTGTGGGGAAAGTGCATACGGTGCGGGCCTGGTCTCCTAAGAATTGGGGATACGACGGTCCACTGCCTCAGGGGAAAGACCCTGTACCAGAACACTTAAACTGGAACTTATGGTTGGGAACCTCAGCGGAAAGACCCTACAAAGAAGGCGTTTATCATCCGGGAAACTGGCGCAAACTGGTAGATTTTGGTTGTGGAACCCTGGGCGATATGGGCGTTCATATTTTTGATACACCCTATAATGCATTGGCACTTGATGTGCCCAGAACGATTACCAACAACTGTAGGAAACCCAACGGCTTTGGCTACCCCGAAAAAAATATGGTTACCTATGAGTTTCCGGGTACAAAATATACTACCGATATGCTAAAATGGGTTTGGTATGATGGTGCCGGTGCTGACCAGCAGCGTGAAGACCTTATGCTGCCCGGTGGCGAGGCATTACACGATCAGGGGGCTATTTTTATTGGGGAAAAAGGCAGATTGTATCTTCCCCATTTTCAGATACTTCCCCGACTGATTGTTGACGGAGAATATAAGGAAGTGGATGTATCCAAGTATGATATGGGCGAGCCTGTTCGTGATTACGAAAGTGAAGGTAAAAAGCACTATCATCAGTTTGTAGATGCATGTTTGGGCAAAGACGATACGAGTGCTCCATTTTCTTATGCCGCTAAATTAACCGAAACCATTCTTTTAGGCGTGATTGCCGGTCGTTTTCCCAATCAGACGCTGCACTGGGATGCCAGCTCCGCTACGTTCGCTGAAGAAGAGGCTAACAAATATCTGGAGGGAGCGTACCGTTCGTTTTAA
- a CDS encoding 3-keto-disaccharide hydrolase: MKKKNLTLPLLLLMLGACTPEKNADQSEASPEATAASNNEEWIYLFDGSSTEGWRGYNGEVLPPGWIVRNEELTFDPALATGQDYEGGKDIIYGAEEFDNFELYLEWKIPAGGNSGIFYHLKEGFDSPPQVAPEYQLIDDENYAKLHDLTDYNLSLGYTEKPEELKPLQRTGSDYAMHPADTVNKVLHPTGEWNSSRIIFTPENVEYWLNGKKLLSFVPWDEAWEEKKNSDKWKNSPDYGKFKTGYIGLQDHSSPIWFKNIKIKKL; the protein is encoded by the coding sequence ATGAAAAAGAAAAACCTAACCTTACCACTGCTACTGTTGATGCTAGGTGCCTGTACGCCAGAAAAAAATGCAGATCAGTCGGAAGCCTCTCCTGAGGCTACAGCCGCCTCCAACAACGAAGAGTGGATTTACCTCTTTGACGGCAGCAGTACCGAAGGCTGGCGTGGGTACAATGGCGAGGTGCTGCCTCCCGGCTGGATTGTCAGAAATGAAGAACTTACCTTTGATCCTGCACTGGCCACAGGACAGGACTATGAAGGTGGGAAAGACATCATCTATGGTGCAGAGGAGTTTGATAACTTTGAGCTTTATCTGGAGTGGAAAATTCCTGCGGGAGGTAACAGTGGTATTTTCTATCACTTAAAAGAAGGCTTTGATAGTCCACCCCAGGTCGCTCCTGAATACCAGCTGATTGACGATGAAAATTATGCGAAACTCCACGACCTCACTGACTATAATTTGAGCCTGGGTTACACCGAAAAGCCTGAAGAACTGAAACCTCTGCAACGAACCGGGTCAGACTACGCCATGCATCCTGCCGATACTGTTAATAAGGTATTACACCCTACGGGCGAGTGGAATTCTTCCAGGATTATTTTTACTCCCGAGAATGTAGAATACTGGCTCAATGGCAAAAAACTACTATCTTTTGTTCCCTGGGACGAAGCCTGGGAGGAGAAAAAAAACTCGGATAAATGGAAAAATAGCCCTGATTACGGAAAATTTAAAACCGGATATATTGGTTTGCAGGACCACTCAAGCCCTATCTGGTTCAAAAATATTAAAATCAAAAAACTTTAA
- a CDS encoding FAD-dependent oxidoreductase → MTKIERRQMIKSLGAISFGIAAPSLSKGEELVRPYEIKKQTLETDVLIIGGGTAGVIAAIQAGRAGARTMLIENGSQLGGTTTTGGVSFPGIFHAWGKQVIAGIGWELVSESVELDGGILPNFSIIPNNKSISHWRHQINVNGPLYAMLAEEKCLDAGVHIRYYETPKEITFNKGNWVVKSSGKGIETEISCNQLIDCSGNAIAASMAGFDLLREEDTQPGSFIFRIGGYDFNALDLTKIPKQYHQALKQNSISTQAVDSDTSFPTTVPYGYVYVPGADSTTSETHTQANIQGRSNLLKLLRTLRTFPGCENIKVLDTMTETAVRETYRIDGIYKVMHQDYVEGKVFEDSISHSFYPIDLHRDGKSIYQEFLKPEVVACIPLRALIPKGSKNFLVAGRCISSDRLANSALRVQASCMGMGQAAGAAAALANRKGTTPAEVPMDELRSLIEEHGGIVPRSKA, encoded by the coding sequence ATGACGAAGATAGAAAGAAGGCAAATGATCAAGTCGCTGGGGGCTATTTCTTTTGGAATAGCAGCCCCCAGCTTATCAAAAGGCGAAGAATTGGTTCGCCCCTACGAAATAAAGAAGCAAACCCTTGAGACTGACGTACTTATCATTGGCGGAGGTACCGCCGGGGTGATCGCCGCGATACAAGCTGGGCGGGCTGGAGCGAGAACCATGCTCATTGAGAATGGTAGTCAACTAGGAGGAACTACGACCACAGGTGGTGTATCTTTTCCTGGCATTTTTCATGCCTGGGGAAAACAAGTCATCGCCGGAATCGGCTGGGAGTTGGTATCAGAAAGCGTCGAGCTGGACGGTGGTATTTTACCCAATTTTTCTATCATTCCAAATAATAAAAGTATCAGTCACTGGCGTCATCAGATAAACGTTAACGGTCCGTTGTATGCGATGTTAGCCGAAGAAAAATGCCTGGATGCTGGAGTACATATTAGATATTACGAAACTCCGAAAGAAATTACGTTTAACAAGGGTAACTGGGTAGTAAAGAGTAGCGGAAAAGGGATAGAAACCGAAATCAGCTGTAACCAACTTATTGACTGTTCGGGAAATGCCATAGCTGCCTCAATGGCTGGCTTTGACTTACTACGGGAAGAAGATACGCAGCCCGGGTCATTCATATTTCGGATAGGTGGATATGATTTCAACGCACTGGATCTAACCAAGATTCCTAAACAGTATCATCAGGCTCTTAAGCAAAACAGTATCAGTACGCAAGCAGTAGATTCCGATACCTCATTTCCTACTACGGTGCCTTACGGATATGTATATGTACCCGGGGCCGACTCTACAACTTCTGAAACGCATACTCAGGCTAATATTCAGGGAAGGTCTAACTTGTTGAAACTATTAAGGACATTAAGAACCTTTCCCGGATGTGAAAATATAAAGGTCCTGGATACAATGACTGAAACAGCCGTACGAGAAACTTACCGCATTGACGGGATATACAAAGTAATGCACCAGGATTACGTAGAAGGGAAAGTGTTTGAGGACTCAATCTCTCATTCTTTCTACCCTATTGACCTTCACCGAGACGGTAAATCAATCTATCAGGAGTTTCTTAAGCCCGAGGTGGTGGCTTGTATCCCATTACGGGCATTGATACCAAAAGGTAGTAAAAACTTTTTAGTCGCCGGACGCTGCATCAGTAGCGACCGATTAGCCAACTCAGCCCTTCGGGTTCAGGCCTCCTGTATGGGAATGGGGCAAGCCGCTGGTGCTGCTGCTGCATTAGCCAACCGTAAGGGTACAACGCCTGCTGAAGTCCCAATGGATGAATTGAGATCTCTCATTGAAGAACATGGAGGTATTGTTCCACGCTCAAAAGCATAA
- a CDS encoding RagB/SusD family nutrient uptake outer membrane protein yields MKNLNLLRNTFGTAAKRLTYNSTLLLLILSLYACEDNLMEEPKSVTAENFYNTPEEVEAGVNAIYNPMRFNRAEYIAVLDAHTDWGYGRGSRANYNDFEGFNSGNINVSTGRWNAFYESIRNANLVIQNAPDGTSISQEEVDGFVAEAKFLRALAYFDLVRNWGGVPLRTEENMTDINVSKSTADEVYELILSDLMEAENDLPEEPGNIGRPTTYAAKTLLADVYLTLERFEEASQKAKEVMDSNRFALVPASSIEDLQWNLFGPEILTSTEEIFSFKYMRHPGQGNFMLWILNHPSTSLFNFGGAYAHYSDSANTFYTNWDDADLRKALWDQIDFGLGSTTLVSKKYIDPSAVSQNGAGNDLPIYRYAEVLLIYAEAASRVAGGPTPETMEALNQVHRRAYGQNPSSPSSVDFSIEDYDAETFLDLVLQENAYEFQFEGKRWLDLKRTGRAAEAIMDVKGISIAEKHYLWPIPPEELSFNEAMSVEDQNPGY; encoded by the coding sequence ATGAAAAATTTAAACCTACTAAGAAATACCTTCGGAACAGCAGCCAAGAGGCTTACTTACAACAGCACCTTGTTACTCCTAATCCTATCATTATACGCTTGTGAGGATAACTTGATGGAAGAGCCTAAATCTGTTACTGCTGAAAACTTTTATAATACCCCCGAAGAGGTGGAAGCTGGAGTGAATGCCATTTATAATCCTATGCGCTTCAACCGGGCTGAATATATTGCAGTACTTGATGCCCATACGGATTGGGGTTATGGAAGAGGAAGCAGGGCCAACTACAATGACTTTGAAGGTTTTAATTCCGGTAATATTAATGTGAGCACCGGTCGTTGGAATGCTTTTTATGAAAGTATTCGTAATGCCAATCTGGTGATCCAAAATGCGCCGGATGGCACATCAATAAGCCAGGAAGAAGTTGATGGATTTGTAGCGGAAGCAAAATTTCTCAGGGCTTTAGCCTACTTTGATCTGGTCAGAAACTGGGGCGGTGTACCCTTGCGTACAGAAGAGAATATGACTGATATCAATGTCAGTAAAAGTACTGCTGATGAGGTATACGAATTGATCCTTTCTGATTTGATGGAAGCTGAAAATGATTTACCGGAAGAGCCAGGAAATATCGGAAGACCGACTACCTATGCCGCTAAAACATTATTAGCAGATGTGTACTTAACTTTAGAAAGGTTTGAGGAAGCCAGTCAAAAAGCCAAAGAAGTCATGGATTCAAATCGCTTCGCATTGGTTCCGGCAAGCTCAATTGAAGACCTTCAGTGGAACCTATTTGGTCCAGAGATTTTGACATCCACTGAAGAAATCTTTTCTTTCAAATACATGCGTCATCCAGGTCAGGGCAATTTCATGCTCTGGATTTTAAATCATCCCAGCACAAGCTTGTTCAATTTTGGAGGAGCTTATGCGCACTATAGCGATTCAGCCAATACATTTTATACCAACTGGGATGATGCGGATTTACGTAAAGCTTTATGGGATCAGATTGATTTTGGATTGGGCTCAACTACCTTGGTCTCTAAAAAGTATATAGATCCCTCTGCGGTGAGTCAGAATGGTGCGGGAAATGACCTGCCTATCTATCGATACGCTGAAGTGCTTCTCATCTATGCAGAGGCAGCCAGCAGAGTAGCCGGAGGGCCTACACCGGAAACGATGGAAGCTTTAAACCAGGTGCATCGCAGAGCCTATGGTCAGAACCCATCCTCACCTTCTTCAGTAGATTTTTCCATAGAGGATTATGATGCGGAAACGTTTCTGGATCTGGTGCTTCAGGAAAATGCTTATGAATTTCAATTTGAGGGCAAACGTTGGCTGGATCTCAAACGTACGGGCAGAGCAGCAGAAGCTATTATGGATGTCAAAGGGATAAGCATTGCTGAAAAGCATTACCTATGGCCAATTCCTCCCGAAGAATTAAGTTTCAATGAAGCGATGAGTGTGGAAGACCAGAACCCGGGTTATTAA